One genomic window of Cyprinus carpio isolate SPL01 chromosome A23, ASM1834038v1, whole genome shotgun sequence includes the following:
- the LOC109066437 gene encoding transcription factor CP2 isoform X1: MAWALKLPLADEVIESGLVQDFDASLSGIGQELGAGAYSMSDVLALPIFKQEESNLPPESDNKILPFQYVLCAATSPAVKLHDETLTYLNQGQSYEIRMLDNRKMGELPEINGKMVKSIIRVVFHDRRLQYTEHQQLEGWRWNRPGDRILDLDIPMSVGVVDPRANPTQLNTVEFLWDPSKRTSVFIQVHCISTEFTMRKHGGEKGVPFRIQIDTFKENEAGEYTEHLHSASCQVKVFKPKGADRKQKTDREKMEKRAPQEKEKYQPSYETTILTECSPWPEITYVNNSPSPGFNSSHNSFPVIEGNGSPTLQPEPVVQLADLSCHLLTRDSESNQNLLPTATPQEAQQWLHRNRFSPFCRLFSNFSGADLLKLTREDVIQICGPADGIRLFNALKGRVVRPRLTIYVCQESQQTREQHQKHENGDGSSNAFFVYHAIYLEELTAVELTEKLAQLFSISPRQISQIFKQGPTGIHVLVSDEMIQNFQDEMCFVLDTMKAETNDGYHIILK, translated from the exons ATGGCTTGGGCTCTGAAACTACCTCTGGCCGATGAGGTGATCGAGTCTGGTCTGGTCCAGGACTTTGATGCCAGTCTGTCAGGGATCGGGCAAGAGCTTGGAGCTGGTGCTTACAGCATGAG TGATGTGCTAGCTCTCCCCATCTTTAAGCAGGAGGAATCTAATTTACCTCCGGAAAGTGACAATAAGATCCTTCCCTTCCAGTACGTACTGTGTGCCGCCACCTCCCCTGCTGTCAAACTACATGATGAGACGCTCACCTACCTCAATCAAG GACAGTCTTATGAGATTCGAATGCTGGACAATCGGAAAATGGGGGAGCTTCCTGAGATCAACGGGAAAATGGTGAAG AGCATCATCCGCGTTGTGTTTCACGATCGCCGCCTTCAGTACACTGAACACCAGCAGCTGGAGGGCTGGCGCTGGAACAGGCCGGGAGACAGAATCCTTGATTTAG ATATCCCGATGTCAGTAGGGGTGGTCGATCCCAGGGCAAACCCTACACAGCTCAACACGGTGGAGTTCCTCTGGGACCCCTCGAAGAGGACCTCTGTGTTTATTCAG GTCCATTGTATAAGCACAGAGTTCACCATGCGTAAGCATGGAGGAGAGAAGGGAGTGCCGTTCCGTATTCAAATCGACACTTTCAAGGAGAACGAGGCTGGGGAGTACACTGAGCATCTGCACTCCGCCAGCTGCCAAGTCAAAGTTTTTAAG CCTAAAGGTGCGGACAGAAAGCAGAAAACGGACAGAGAAAAAATGGAGAAACGAGCACCGCAGGAAAAGGAGAAATACCAGCCTTCATATGAAACCACCATTCTCACTGAG TGCTCTCCATGGCCTGAGATTACATACGTCAACAATTCCCCATCACCAGGTTTCAACAGCTCCCACAACAGCTTTCCTGTGATTGAAGG AAATGGTTCACCCACTCTCCAGCCGGAGCCTGTGGTGCAGTTAGCTGAT TTGTCGTGCCACCTACTTACAAGAGACAGTGAAAGCAATCAG AATCTGTTGCCCACGGCAACGCCACAGGAAGCACAGCAGTGGCTCCATAGAAACCGTTTTTCACCATTCTGCCGTCTCTTCTCAAACTTCTCGG GGGCCGATCTGCTTAAACTGACCCGAGAGGATGTCATCCAGATCTGTGGACCTGCTGATGGCATTCGGCTATTTAATGCGCTCAAAGGACG GGTGGTCCGTCCAAGGCTCACCATCTATGTGTGCCAGGAGTCCCAACAGACTCGTGAACAGCACCAGAAACATGAGAACGGAGACGGGTCTAGCAACGCATTCTTTG TGTATCATGCCATCTATCTGGAGGAGTTAACAGCTGTGGAACTGACAGAAAAGTTGGCTCAGCTCTTCAGCATCTCTCCACGCCAGATCAGTCAGATCTTCAAGCAGGGACCCACTGGTATCCATGTGTTAGTCAGTGATGAG ATGATTCAGAACTTTCAAGACGAGATGTGTTTTGTCCTGGACACAATGAAAG CTGAAACAAACGATGGCTATCACATCATTTTGAAGTGA
- the LOC109066437 gene encoding transcription factor CP2 isoform X2, with amino-acid sequence MAWALKLPLADEVIESGLVQDFDASLSGIGQELGAGAYSMSDVLALPIFKQEESNLPPESDNKILPFQYVLCAATSPAVKLHDETLTYLNQGQSYEIRMLDNRKMGELPEINGKMVKSIIRVVFHDRRLQYTEHQQLEGWRWNRPGDRILDLDIPMSVGVVDPRANPTQLNTVEFLWDPSKRTSVFIQVHCISTEFTMRKHGGEKGVPFRIQIDTFKENEAGEYTEHLHSASCQVKVFKPKGADRKQKTDREKMEKRAPQEKEKYQPSYETTILTECSPWPEITYVNNSPSPGFNSSHNSFPVIEGNGSPTLQPEPVVQLADNLLPTATPQEAQQWLHRNRFSPFCRLFSNFSGADLLKLTREDVIQICGPADGIRLFNALKGRVVRPRLTIYVCQESQQTREQHQKHENGDGSSNAFFVYHAIYLEELTAVELTEKLAQLFSISPRQISQIFKQGPTGIHVLVSDEMIQNFQDEMCFVLDTMKAETNDGYHIILK; translated from the exons ATGGCTTGGGCTCTGAAACTACCTCTGGCCGATGAGGTGATCGAGTCTGGTCTGGTCCAGGACTTTGATGCCAGTCTGTCAGGGATCGGGCAAGAGCTTGGAGCTGGTGCTTACAGCATGAG TGATGTGCTAGCTCTCCCCATCTTTAAGCAGGAGGAATCTAATTTACCTCCGGAAAGTGACAATAAGATCCTTCCCTTCCAGTACGTACTGTGTGCCGCCACCTCCCCTGCTGTCAAACTACATGATGAGACGCTCACCTACCTCAATCAAG GACAGTCTTATGAGATTCGAATGCTGGACAATCGGAAAATGGGGGAGCTTCCTGAGATCAACGGGAAAATGGTGAAG AGCATCATCCGCGTTGTGTTTCACGATCGCCGCCTTCAGTACACTGAACACCAGCAGCTGGAGGGCTGGCGCTGGAACAGGCCGGGAGACAGAATCCTTGATTTAG ATATCCCGATGTCAGTAGGGGTGGTCGATCCCAGGGCAAACCCTACACAGCTCAACACGGTGGAGTTCCTCTGGGACCCCTCGAAGAGGACCTCTGTGTTTATTCAG GTCCATTGTATAAGCACAGAGTTCACCATGCGTAAGCATGGAGGAGAGAAGGGAGTGCCGTTCCGTATTCAAATCGACACTTTCAAGGAGAACGAGGCTGGGGAGTACACTGAGCATCTGCACTCCGCCAGCTGCCAAGTCAAAGTTTTTAAG CCTAAAGGTGCGGACAGAAAGCAGAAAACGGACAGAGAAAAAATGGAGAAACGAGCACCGCAGGAAAAGGAGAAATACCAGCCTTCATATGAAACCACCATTCTCACTGAG TGCTCTCCATGGCCTGAGATTACATACGTCAACAATTCCCCATCACCAGGTTTCAACAGCTCCCACAACAGCTTTCCTGTGATTGAAGG AAATGGTTCACCCACTCTCCAGCCGGAGCCTGTGGTGCAGTTAGCTGAT AATCTGTTGCCCACGGCAACGCCACAGGAAGCACAGCAGTGGCTCCATAGAAACCGTTTTTCACCATTCTGCCGTCTCTTCTCAAACTTCTCGG GGGCCGATCTGCTTAAACTGACCCGAGAGGATGTCATCCAGATCTGTGGACCTGCTGATGGCATTCGGCTATTTAATGCGCTCAAAGGACG GGTGGTCCGTCCAAGGCTCACCATCTATGTGTGCCAGGAGTCCCAACAGACTCGTGAACAGCACCAGAAACATGAGAACGGAGACGGGTCTAGCAACGCATTCTTTG TGTATCATGCCATCTATCTGGAGGAGTTAACAGCTGTGGAACTGACAGAAAAGTTGGCTCAGCTCTTCAGCATCTCTCCACGCCAGATCAGTCAGATCTTCAAGCAGGGACCCACTGGTATCCATGTGTTAGTCAGTGATGAG ATGATTCAGAACTTTCAAGACGAGATGTGTTTTGTCCTGGACACAATGAAAG CTGAAACAAACGATGGCTATCACATCATTTTGAAGTGA
- the LOC109066435 gene encoding POU domain, class 6, transcription factor 1-like isoform X2: MDTEDLPANNAPLTVNEQVIVMSGQETIRVLEVEVDTALSSSGTDGKAESGGEEAAVHILEAAEEAPLESPVTTNTTTAVSLEVSAPAVQTVVSKAPISVSLAQPQSSLPITVQACPQVLTQDGLASLMTGMFAQQGSLGQPLLIPLSMAGSVGGQGGLAVLTWPTATVATLPGLAAASPAGGLLKLPFAGLQAATVLNSVQTQLQSPAQAVLQPQVSALQPTQTTTATTASVVQKVTEPSASVATLQTAGLSINPAIISAASLGAQPQFISSLTTTPIITSAVSNVTGQLITNAQGQVIGTLPLLFNPAAASALPAQGLQVQTMSPQLFFNSQGQIIATIGNGPTAAAPSATPVLPKSNVPLTLTKTTTPGPVGRVAPSKVIIAPQPQVVKSVTSLTSAGAIACGDVPTVGQLVSKPQSAVNEEEAINLEEIREFAKNFKIRRLSLGLTQTQVGQALTATEGPAYSQSAICRFEKLDITPKSAQKLKPVLERWLVEAELWNQKGQQNLMEFVGGEPSKKRKRRTSFTPQAIEVLNTYFEKNSLPTGQEITEIAKELNYDREVVRVWFCNRRQTLKNTSKINVFQSQ, from the exons TGTTGGAAGTGGAGGTTGATACAGCCTTGTCCTCTTCGGGGACTGATGGGAAGGCAGAGTCAGGCGGTGAGGAGGCTGCTGTTCATATCCTAGAAGCAGCTGAGGAGGCTCCACTGGAAAGTCCAGTAACCACAAACACTACCACAGCGG TGTCTCTGGAGGTCTCAGCACCTGCAGTTCAGACCGTGGTCTCCAAAGCCCCCATCAGTGTGTCACTGGCCCAGCCTCAGTCTAGCTTACCCATCACTGTCCAGGCCTGCCCACAG GTCCTGACTCAGGATGGTTTGGCCTCTCTGATGACTGGCATGTTTGCCCAGCAGGGTTCTCTGGGTCAGCCCCTGCTCATTCCTCTGAGTATGGCTGGATCTGTGGGGGGTCAGGGGGGTCTGGCAGTGCTCACCTGGCCCACCGCCACTGTCGCCACCCTCCCTGGTCTTGCTGCAGCCAGCCCTGCCGGAGGACTGCTGAAGCTGCCATTTGCAGGACTGCAAG ctGCTACTGTGTTGAACTCTGTCCAGACGCAGCTGCAGTCACCTGCGCAGGCGGTCCTGCAGCCCCAGGTATCTGCTCTGCAGCCAACCCAGACCACAACAGCCACCACTGCGTCTGTTGTTCAGAAAGTGACAGAGCCCAGTGCCTCAGTCGCAACACTTCAGACTGCAGGCCTGTCCATCAACCCTGCTATT attagtgCAGCTTCTCTGGGAGCTCAGCCTCAGTTCATTAGCTCTCTAACTACAACTCCCATCATCACCAGTGCTGTTTCTAATGTGACAGGTCAACTCATTACCAATGCACAGGGCCAG GTGATTGGAACACTTCCCCTGCTGTTCAACCCTGCGGCAGCCTCTGCGTTACCAGCTCAAGGCCTGCAGGTCCAGACCATGTCTCCACAGCTGTTCTTCAACTCCCAGGGCCAGATCATTGCTACTATAGGAAACGGTCCAACAGCTGCTGCCCCGTCCGCCACCCCTGTCCTCCCCAAATCCAATGTGCCCCTGACACTCACCAAGACCACCACACCG GGTCCCGTTGGTAGAGTGGCCCCATCTAAAGTCATCATTGCTCCCCAGCCGCAAGTGGTTAAATCAGTGACATCCCTCACCTCTGCCGGTGCCATCGCCTGTGGAGACGTGCCTACCGTGGGGCAGCTTGTCAGCA agCCGCAGTCTGCTGTGAACGAAGAAGAGGCCATTAATCTGGAGGAGATCCGAGAGTTTGCCAAGAATTTTAAGATTCGACGGCTCTCTCTGGGGTTGACACAGACTCAAGTGGGCCAGGCTCTCACCGCTACGGAGGGTCCCGCCTACAGTCAGTCAGCCATCTGCAG ATTTGAGAAGCTTGACATCACTCCTAAAAGTGCCCAGAAGCTGAAACCCGTGCTGGAGCGCTGGCTGGTAGAGGCTGAGCTCTGGAATCAGAAAGGTCAGCAGAACTTGATGGAGTTTGTGGGCGGAGAACCCTCCAAGAAGCGCAAACGGAGAACCAGCTTCACACCGCAGGCCATCGAGGTCCTCAACACTTACTTTGAGAAAAACTCCCTTCCGACCGGCCAAGAGATTACAGAGATCGCCAAGGAGCTGAATTACGACCGAGAGGTGGTCCGGGTCTGGTTTTGTAACCGTCGACAGACTCTGAAAAACACTAGCAAGATCAATGTGTTTCAGTCCCAGTAG
- the LOC109066435 gene encoding POU domain, class 6, transcription factor 1-like isoform X1, producing the protein MDTEDLPANNAPLTVNEQLLGSCTLKFPAQDDQVIVMSGQETIRVLEVEVDTALSSSGTDGKAESGGEEAAVHILEAAEEAPLESPVTTNTTTAVSLEVSAPAVQTVVSKAPISVSLAQPQSSLPITVQACPQVLTQDGLASLMTGMFAQQGSLGQPLLIPLSMAGSVGGQGGLAVLTWPTATVATLPGLAAASPAGGLLKLPFAGLQAATVLNSVQTQLQSPAQAVLQPQVSALQPTQTTTATTASVVQKVTEPSASVATLQTAGLSINPAIISAASLGAQPQFISSLTTTPIITSAVSNVTGQLITNAQGQVIGTLPLLFNPAAASALPAQGLQVQTMSPQLFFNSQGQIIATIGNGPTAAAPSATPVLPKSNVPLTLTKTTTPGPVGRVAPSKVIIAPQPQVVKSVTSLTSAGAIACGDVPTVGQLVSKPQSAVNEEEAINLEEIREFAKNFKIRRLSLGLTQTQVGQALTATEGPAYSQSAICRFEKLDITPKSAQKLKPVLERWLVEAELWNQKGQQNLMEFVGGEPSKKRKRRTSFTPQAIEVLNTYFEKNSLPTGQEITEIAKELNYDREVVRVWFCNRRQTLKNTSKINVFQSQ; encoded by the exons TGTTGGAAGTGGAGGTTGATACAGCCTTGTCCTCTTCGGGGACTGATGGGAAGGCAGAGTCAGGCGGTGAGGAGGCTGCTGTTCATATCCTAGAAGCAGCTGAGGAGGCTCCACTGGAAAGTCCAGTAACCACAAACACTACCACAGCGG TGTCTCTGGAGGTCTCAGCACCTGCAGTTCAGACCGTGGTCTCCAAAGCCCCCATCAGTGTGTCACTGGCCCAGCCTCAGTCTAGCTTACCCATCACTGTCCAGGCCTGCCCACAG GTCCTGACTCAGGATGGTTTGGCCTCTCTGATGACTGGCATGTTTGCCCAGCAGGGTTCTCTGGGTCAGCCCCTGCTCATTCCTCTGAGTATGGCTGGATCTGTGGGGGGTCAGGGGGGTCTGGCAGTGCTCACCTGGCCCACCGCCACTGTCGCCACCCTCCCTGGTCTTGCTGCAGCCAGCCCTGCCGGAGGACTGCTGAAGCTGCCATTTGCAGGACTGCAAG ctGCTACTGTGTTGAACTCTGTCCAGACGCAGCTGCAGTCACCTGCGCAGGCGGTCCTGCAGCCCCAGGTATCTGCTCTGCAGCCAACCCAGACCACAACAGCCACCACTGCGTCTGTTGTTCAGAAAGTGACAGAGCCCAGTGCCTCAGTCGCAACACTTCAGACTGCAGGCCTGTCCATCAACCCTGCTATT attagtgCAGCTTCTCTGGGAGCTCAGCCTCAGTTCATTAGCTCTCTAACTACAACTCCCATCATCACCAGTGCTGTTTCTAATGTGACAGGTCAACTCATTACCAATGCACAGGGCCAG GTGATTGGAACACTTCCCCTGCTGTTCAACCCTGCGGCAGCCTCTGCGTTACCAGCTCAAGGCCTGCAGGTCCAGACCATGTCTCCACAGCTGTTCTTCAACTCCCAGGGCCAGATCATTGCTACTATAGGAAACGGTCCAACAGCTGCTGCCCCGTCCGCCACCCCTGTCCTCCCCAAATCCAATGTGCCCCTGACACTCACCAAGACCACCACACCG GGTCCCGTTGGTAGAGTGGCCCCATCTAAAGTCATCATTGCTCCCCAGCCGCAAGTGGTTAAATCAGTGACATCCCTCACCTCTGCCGGTGCCATCGCCTGTGGAGACGTGCCTACCGTGGGGCAGCTTGTCAGCA agCCGCAGTCTGCTGTGAACGAAGAAGAGGCCATTAATCTGGAGGAGATCCGAGAGTTTGCCAAGAATTTTAAGATTCGACGGCTCTCTCTGGGGTTGACACAGACTCAAGTGGGCCAGGCTCTCACCGCTACGGAGGGTCCCGCCTACAGTCAGTCAGCCATCTGCAG ATTTGAGAAGCTTGACATCACTCCTAAAAGTGCCCAGAAGCTGAAACCCGTGCTGGAGCGCTGGCTGGTAGAGGCTGAGCTCTGGAATCAGAAAGGTCAGCAGAACTTGATGGAGTTTGTGGGCGGAGAACCCTCCAAGAAGCGCAAACGGAGAACCAGCTTCACACCGCAGGCCATCGAGGTCCTCAACACTTACTTTGAGAAAAACTCCCTTCCGACCGGCCAAGAGATTACAGAGATCGCCAAGGAGCTGAATTACGACCGAGAGGTGGTCCGGGTCTGGTTTTGTAACCGTCGACAGACTCTGAAAAACACTAGCAAGATCAATGTGTTTCAGTCCCAGTAG
- the LOC109066435 gene encoding POU domain, class 6, transcription factor 1-like isoform X3, with amino-acid sequence MSGQETIRVLEVEVDTALSSSGTDGKAESGGEEAAVHILEAAEEAPLESPVTTNTTTAVSLEVSAPAVQTVVSKAPISVSLAQPQSSLPITVQACPQVLTQDGLASLMTGMFAQQGSLGQPLLIPLSMAGSVGGQGGLAVLTWPTATVATLPGLAAASPAGGLLKLPFAGLQAATVLNSVQTQLQSPAQAVLQPQVSALQPTQTTTATTASVVQKVTEPSASVATLQTAGLSINPAIISAASLGAQPQFISSLTTTPIITSAVSNVTGQLITNAQGQVIGTLPLLFNPAAASALPAQGLQVQTMSPQLFFNSQGQIIATIGNGPTAAAPSATPVLPKSNVPLTLTKTTTPGPVGRVAPSKVIIAPQPQVVKSVTSLTSAGAIACGDVPTVGQLVSKPQSAVNEEEAINLEEIREFAKNFKIRRLSLGLTQTQVGQALTATEGPAYSQSAICRFEKLDITPKSAQKLKPVLERWLVEAELWNQKGQQNLMEFVGGEPSKKRKRRTSFTPQAIEVLNTYFEKNSLPTGQEITEIAKELNYDREVVRVWFCNRRQTLKNTSKINVFQSQ; translated from the exons TGTTGGAAGTGGAGGTTGATACAGCCTTGTCCTCTTCGGGGACTGATGGGAAGGCAGAGTCAGGCGGTGAGGAGGCTGCTGTTCATATCCTAGAAGCAGCTGAGGAGGCTCCACTGGAAAGTCCAGTAACCACAAACACTACCACAGCGG TGTCTCTGGAGGTCTCAGCACCTGCAGTTCAGACCGTGGTCTCCAAAGCCCCCATCAGTGTGTCACTGGCCCAGCCTCAGTCTAGCTTACCCATCACTGTCCAGGCCTGCCCACAG GTCCTGACTCAGGATGGTTTGGCCTCTCTGATGACTGGCATGTTTGCCCAGCAGGGTTCTCTGGGTCAGCCCCTGCTCATTCCTCTGAGTATGGCTGGATCTGTGGGGGGTCAGGGGGGTCTGGCAGTGCTCACCTGGCCCACCGCCACTGTCGCCACCCTCCCTGGTCTTGCTGCAGCCAGCCCTGCCGGAGGACTGCTGAAGCTGCCATTTGCAGGACTGCAAG ctGCTACTGTGTTGAACTCTGTCCAGACGCAGCTGCAGTCACCTGCGCAGGCGGTCCTGCAGCCCCAGGTATCTGCTCTGCAGCCAACCCAGACCACAACAGCCACCACTGCGTCTGTTGTTCAGAAAGTGACAGAGCCCAGTGCCTCAGTCGCAACACTTCAGACTGCAGGCCTGTCCATCAACCCTGCTATT attagtgCAGCTTCTCTGGGAGCTCAGCCTCAGTTCATTAGCTCTCTAACTACAACTCCCATCATCACCAGTGCTGTTTCTAATGTGACAGGTCAACTCATTACCAATGCACAGGGCCAG GTGATTGGAACACTTCCCCTGCTGTTCAACCCTGCGGCAGCCTCTGCGTTACCAGCTCAAGGCCTGCAGGTCCAGACCATGTCTCCACAGCTGTTCTTCAACTCCCAGGGCCAGATCATTGCTACTATAGGAAACGGTCCAACAGCTGCTGCCCCGTCCGCCACCCCTGTCCTCCCCAAATCCAATGTGCCCCTGACACTCACCAAGACCACCACACCG GGTCCCGTTGGTAGAGTGGCCCCATCTAAAGTCATCATTGCTCCCCAGCCGCAAGTGGTTAAATCAGTGACATCCCTCACCTCTGCCGGTGCCATCGCCTGTGGAGACGTGCCTACCGTGGGGCAGCTTGTCAGCA agCCGCAGTCTGCTGTGAACGAAGAAGAGGCCATTAATCTGGAGGAGATCCGAGAGTTTGCCAAGAATTTTAAGATTCGACGGCTCTCTCTGGGGTTGACACAGACTCAAGTGGGCCAGGCTCTCACCGCTACGGAGGGTCCCGCCTACAGTCAGTCAGCCATCTGCAG ATTTGAGAAGCTTGACATCACTCCTAAAAGTGCCCAGAAGCTGAAACCCGTGCTGGAGCGCTGGCTGGTAGAGGCTGAGCTCTGGAATCAGAAAGGTCAGCAGAACTTGATGGAGTTTGTGGGCGGAGAACCCTCCAAGAAGCGCAAACGGAGAACCAGCTTCACACCGCAGGCCATCGAGGTCCTCAACACTTACTTTGAGAAAAACTCCCTTCCGACCGGCCAAGAGATTACAGAGATCGCCAAGGAGCTGAATTACGACCGAGAGGTGGTCCGGGTCTGGTTTTGTAACCGTCGACAGACTCTGAAAAACACTAGCAAGATCAATGTGTTTCAGTCCCAGTAG